Proteins from a genomic interval of Bacteroidota bacterium:
- a CDS encoding Glu/Leu/Phe/Val dehydrogenase yields the protein MAAHDVYKPAIYQEPGPPLDRENPFESMMRRFDIAAQILNLDPGIYEFLKTPTKIVITAVPVIMDDGSIQVFEGYRVIHSEILGPSKGGIRYAPDVTLDEVKALAAWMTWKCAVMDIPFGGAKGAVKCDPAQMSPGEIERLTRRYTANLIDVFGPDTDIPAPDLNTNEQIMAWIMDTYSMHARRTVTAVVTGKPLVLGGSRGRREATGRGVMTVTLAAMEKLGLRPHQSRVAVQGFGNVGSVSALLLHQQGCRVVAISDITGGYYNEHGIDIPAAIEYVQRNRTLEGFSGGERITNEELLTLDVEVLIPAAREDQITASIAQRVRAKLIVEGANGPTTASADPILNEKGTMVVPDILANAGGVTVSYFEWVQDRQGYFWSEERVNRRLNRAMRNAFEKVFDTAQRYNVSLRIGAYVLAVDKVATTLKLRGIYA from the coding sequence ATGGCCGCACACGACGTCTACAAACCCGCGATCTATCAGGAACCGGGGCCGCCCCTGGATCGCGAAAATCCGTTTGAGTCCATGATGCGCCGTTTCGACATCGCGGCCCAGATCCTGAACTTGGACCCCGGCATCTACGAGTTCCTCAAAACACCCACCAAGATCGTCATCACGGCCGTGCCCGTCATCATGGACGACGGCTCCATCCAGGTTTTCGAAGGCTACCGGGTCATCCACAGCGAAATCCTGGGTCCCTCAAAGGGCGGAATCCGCTACGCGCCGGATGTGACGCTGGACGAAGTCAAGGCCTTGGCCGCCTGGATGACCTGGAAATGCGCCGTCATGGATATCCCGTTCGGGGGGGCCAAGGGCGCGGTTAAGTGCGATCCCGCTCAAATGAGCCCGGGCGAAATCGAACGGCTTACGCGCCGCTACACGGCCAACCTAATCGACGTGTTCGGTCCCGATACGGACATCCCGGCGCCGGATCTGAACACCAACGAGCAGATCATGGCCTGGATCATGGACACGTACTCCATGCACGCGCGGCGCACGGTGACGGCCGTGGTCACGGGCAAACCCCTTGTGCTGGGCGGGTCCCGTGGGCGTCGGGAAGCCACAGGACGCGGGGTCATGACCGTGACGCTGGCGGCGATGGAAAAGCTCGGCCTGCGGCCCCATCAGAGTCGGGTCGCCGTGCAGGGATTCGGCAACGTGGGCTCCGTGTCGGCTCTGCTGTTGCACCAGCAGGGTTGCCGCGTTGTGGCCATTAGCGACATCACGGGCGGCTACTACAACGAACACGGCATCGACATTCCGGCCGCCATCGAATACGTGCAGCGCAACCGCACCCTTGAGGGCTTTTCGGGCGGGGAGCGGATTACAAACGAAGAGCTGCTCACGCTCGATGTGGAGGTGCTCATTCCGGCCGCGCGTGAGGATCAGATCACGGCCTCCATTGCTCAGCGGGTTCGGGCTAAGCTTATCGTCGAGGGGGCCAACGGCCCCACCACGGCCAGCGCCGACCCCATCTTGAACGAAAAGGGCACTATGGTCGTGCCCGACATCCTGGCCAACGCCGGCGGCGTGACGGTCTCTTATTTCGAATGGGTCCAAGACCGGCAGGGGTACTTCTGGTCCGAGGAGCGCGTAAACAGGCGCCTTAACCGCGCCATGCGGAACGCCTTCGAGAAGGTCTTCGATACCGCCCAGCGGTACAACGTATCCCTTCGCATCGGCGCCTACGTGCTGGCCGTGGACAAGGTCGCCACCACCTTGAAGTTACGCGGCATTTATGCGTGA
- a CDS encoding tetratricopeptide repeat protein → MHCGNPFNGHDREAKPDPQRLRRTQWGTVIAAGALFGLLVASGPAGIRPPSGPNASLLDSTTIPSQVPKMSASQQARLAELQEALSRARDPQERRRLAHELAHAYQEAGQPDRAATILTRLAQEQPSVDLWRQIGDLYTDWMLRQSEPGIREAILERAVGAYREALKLDPDNLDIRVDMAFCYAQSSQEPMRAVEELNAVLRSDSLHPRANLLLGLLRMQIGRFAQAIEAFDKVLARVASGSPLHEQAQLLRRQALARQQTRTEE, encoded by the coding sequence ATGCACTGCGGCAATCCCTTCAACGGCCATGACCGAGAGGCCAAGCCCGATCCGCAGCGCCTGCGGCGCACCCAGTGGGGTACGGTGATAGCGGCCGGCGCCCTGTTCGGCCTGCTTGTGGCGAGCGGTCCTGCGGGGATCCGGCCCCCATCCGGCCCAAACGCATCCCTCCTCGATAGCACCACGATTCCCTCCCAGGTCCCGAAGATGAGCGCATCCCAACAAGCACGGCTGGCGGAGCTACAAGAGGCCCTCAGCCGGGCCCGGGATCCGCAGGAGCGTCGACGCCTGGCTCATGAGCTGGCCCATGCCTATCAGGAGGCCGGACAACCGGACCGCGCCGCGACCATCCTGACTCGTCTGGCCCAGGAGCAGCCATCGGTGGACCTCTGGCGACAGATCGGGGATCTGTACACGGATTGGATGCTGCGACAATCCGAACCGGGGATCCGGGAAGCGATACTGGAACGCGCTGTGGGCGCCTATCGGGAAGCGCTAAAACTGGACCCCGACAACCTGGACATCCGAGTAGATATGGCTTTTTGCTACGCGCAGAGCTCCCAAGAGCCTATGCGGGCTGTAGAGGAGCTCAACGCCGTGCTGCGCAGCGACTCCCTACATCCACGGGCCAACCTCCTGCTGGGCCTGCTGCGCATGCAAATCGGCCGCTTCGCCCAGGCTATCGAGGCCTTCGACAAGGTCCTTGCCCGCGTTGCGAGCGGTTCGCCGCTGCATGAACAAGCCCAGCTGCTGCGCCGCCAGGCCCTCGCCCGCCAGCAAACCCGCACCGAGGAATAG
- a CDS encoding DUF4293 domain-containing protein produces MWQRVQTLYLLVANLCLLTLLSFAPVLAPALRALPWIGWLWWGLPTGALLLASAAIGVFRNRRLQMALVRLAAILTAGAAGLSLALIFNLELYRLRPLAAFGVGILPIMGYLLLSAARRAIWRDEQALQRTHRLR; encoded by the coding sequence ATGTGGCAGCGCGTGCAAACCCTATATCTGCTGGTGGCGAACCTATGCCTGCTCACTTTACTGTCTTTTGCGCCCGTCCTAGCCCCTGCGCTGCGGGCGCTTCCCTGGATAGGGTGGCTCTGGTGGGGGCTTCCTACGGGGGCCTTGCTGCTAGCTTCCGCGGCGATCGGCGTGTTTCGAAACCGTCGCCTGCAGATGGCGCTCGTGCGCTTGGCCGCTATTCTGACTGCTGGGGCCGCCGGGCTTTCGCTTGCGCTCATCTTCAACCTTGAGCTGTATCGCCTACGGCCCCTGGCCGCGTTCGGAGTGGGGATACTGCCCATCATGGGCTATCTGCTCCTGAGCGCGGCGCGGCGGGCTATCTGGCGAGACGAGCAGGCCCTACAGCGCACGCATCGGCTGCGCTAA
- a CDS encoding isocitrate/isopropylmalate family dehydrogenase: protein MALHRVTLIPGDGIGPEITQAVLRVLEAARADVEWEWQQAGASCLETHGSPLPESVLESIRRNRIALKGPVTTPIGTGFRSVNVTLRQTFDLYANVRPNRTLPGVPTPFPEVDILIFRENTEGLYAGIEYYDERLELADAIARISRRGSERILRFAFEYARRHGRRKVTLAHKANILKKTSGLFLEVGRQIAADYPDIAFEEKIIDSLCMELVRRPEAFDCIVTTNLFGDILSDLCAGLVGGLGVVPGANIGDEVAIFEAVHGSAPDIAGQNRANPTALLLSAVMMLEHLNQTEVAERIRNALYAVLQEGRVRTPDLGGTASTSEFAEAIAQRVQE from the coding sequence ATGGCGCTTCACCGTGTCACCCTCATTCCGGGCGACGGTATCGGCCCCGAGATCACACAGGCCGTCCTGCGGGTGCTGGAGGCGGCCCGTGCGGACGTTGAATGGGAATGGCAGCAGGCCGGCGCCTCCTGCTTAGAGACGCACGGCAGTCCGCTTCCGGAGTCGGTTCTGGAGTCGATCCGGCGCAACCGGATCGCGCTAAAGGGGCCGGTTACGACGCCCATCGGAACGGGTTTTCGCAGTGTCAACGTGACCCTGCGGCAGACCTTCGACTTGTATGCGAACGTACGGCCGAATCGGACGCTACCGGGCGTACCGACACCGTTTCCCGAAGTCGATATCCTGATTTTCCGCGAAAACACTGAGGGGCTGTACGCAGGGATCGAATATTACGATGAGCGTCTTGAGCTGGCTGACGCTATAGCCCGCATCTCCCGGCGCGGGTCGGAGCGGATCCTACGCTTCGCCTTCGAATACGCGCGCCGCCATGGTCGGCGCAAAGTCACCTTGGCCCACAAGGCGAACATCTTGAAAAAAACCTCGGGTCTTTTCCTGGAGGTCGGCCGTCAGATCGCAGCCGACTATCCGGACATCGCCTTTGAGGAGAAGATCATCGACAGCTTGTGCATGGAGCTGGTCCGGCGGCCAGAGGCCTTCGATTGCATCGTGACCACGAATCTTTTCGGCGATATTCTTTCGGACCTCTGCGCCGGTCTGGTGGGGGGTCTGGGTGTGGTGCCCGGAGCGAACATCGGGGATGAGGTGGCCATTTTCGAGGCCGTGCATGGATCCGCTCCGGACATCGCCGGACAGAATCGGGCCAACCCCACGGCGCTTCTGCTTTCGGCCGTGATGATGCTTGAGCACCTGAACCAGACGGAGGTGGCCGAACGCATCCGAAACGCCCTGTACGCCGTCCTGCAGGAAGGCCGGGTGCGCACCCCTGATCTGGGGGGAACGGCCAGCACAAGCGAATTTGCCGAGGCCATCGCCCAACGCGTACAGGAGTAG
- a CDS encoding glycosyltransferase family 4 protein → MVQPQRDRLRVLLVGLFPPTVGGITSILLRMTQGPLAEWVDLVPFNTSRPPKKRGTGDPSYRALFSDGLGRFVQGAWVTLQHLVAFPGVLRQVRPDVVHIHAPPFAPFWESALYAWMAKREGFPVIFHFHYDFEAYYRAELRLLKPLVWRVIESVDRFAVLLERDYENLQRRGYRHVLLAPPCISVGAFAPVPEERPPVPPLRVLFVGGHELPRKGIDALLRAIKLLKNQNAPIRFSLAALSNEYRQRIRDMGLADWCADLGWITGERKRAAFRSHHVLILPSRAEGLPVVLLEAMAAGMAIVATPVGGVPDILHPNYNGILVPVDDPQALAEALLELLRHPELLEQYGQHNLRLVQAQDELLFAGLMMLLYREVSRRWEPPSSAEFPPSTAVTIQTSQRWDRTATG, encoded by the coding sequence ATGGTACAACCCCAGCGCGATCGCCTCCGTGTGCTCCTAGTGGGCCTTTTCCCTCCCACCGTAGGGGGTATCACCTCTATACTGCTGCGCATGACTCAGGGGCCGCTGGCCGAGTGGGTCGATCTTGTGCCCTTCAACACCAGTCGCCCGCCTAAAAAACGCGGAACAGGGGATCCAAGCTACCGAGCGCTCTTTAGCGACGGGCTGGGCCGGTTTGTACAGGGAGCCTGGGTTACGCTGCAGCATCTGGTGGCCTTCCCGGGAGTGCTTCGGCAGGTGAGACCGGACGTGGTGCACATCCATGCGCCCCCGTTTGCCCCCTTCTGGGAGTCGGCGCTCTATGCTTGGATGGCCAAACGGGAGGGCTTTCCCGTCATCTTCCACTTCCACTACGACTTCGAAGCCTACTACCGGGCGGAACTGCGCCTGCTAAAACCCTTGGTCTGGCGCGTCATTGAGAGCGTGGACCGCTTTGCGGTGCTCTTGGAGCGAGACTACGAAAACCTGCAGCGTCGAGGGTACCGGCACGTGTTGCTTGCCCCTCCGTGCATCTCCGTGGGGGCCTTCGCACCCGTGCCTGAAGAGCGTCCCCCCGTGCCCCCCCTGCGCGTCCTGTTCGTCGGCGGCCATGAGCTGCCCCGCAAGGGCATCGACGCGCTGCTGCGCGCGATCAAGCTGCTTAAAAACCAGAATGCGCCGATTCGATTTAGCCTAGCAGCCTTATCGAATGAGTACAGACAAAGAATTCGAGACATGGGGTTGGCCGATTGGTGCGCGGATCTGGGTTGGATTACAGGGGAACGCAAACGAGCCGCGTTTCGATCTCATCACGTACTCATTTTGCCCTCCCGCGCCGAGGGCTTGCCTGTGGTGCTTCTGGAGGCCATGGCCGCAGGCATGGCCATCGTGGCCACACCCGTAGGCGGGGTGCCGGACATCCTGCATCCGAACTACAACGGAATCCTCGTGCCCGTGGACGACCCCCAAGCCTTAGCGGAGGCGCTCCTGGAGCTTCTGCGTCATCCAGAGCTCCTGGAGCAATACGGACAACACAACTTGAGGCTCGTGCAGGCCCAAGATGAGCTGCTCTTCGCTGGGCTAATGATGCTGCTCTACCGGGAGGTGAGCCGTCGCTGGGAGCCCCCCTCTTCCGCAGAGTTTCCCCCATCGACGGCCGTCACGATACAGACGTCGCAAAGATGGGACCGGACGGCGACCGGATAA
- a CDS encoding glycosyltransferase family 4 protein — protein sequence MSPVRRVLLLATGTFDYTISLSNALARLDLEVILAVPENKFGGLARWVAPEVGLHVMANWPRFRSPRNFFFMRHLARWILKQRPDVLHIQHVDLWVPLLLRWIGRLPVVTTLHDVDYHPGDWQSRKTLPIARWYQVRRSDLVIVHAECLRDLAIRKYGLNPNRVHVRPHGIHELYLRAYDRTFQLPPHDGPTVLFFGRIMRYKGLPVLLEANRLLRTRIPNVRLLIAGAGMDAQSLARRYDPEGHNYVIHNRYIPLEQVGAYFEAADVVALPYLEASQSGVAALAYAFGKPVVCTDVGGLPELVQHGQTGLIVPPADAHTLASALAELLMNPLMQARMRTAIAAYASGPLNWDQIARETLKLYESLWYNPSAIASVCS from the coding sequence ATGAGTCCTGTGCGCCGTGTGCTCTTGCTCGCGACCGGAACGTTTGACTATACCATATCCCTGTCGAACGCCCTGGCCCGACTCGACCTCGAAGTTATCTTGGCTGTCCCCGAAAACAAATTCGGAGGGCTTGCGCGCTGGGTGGCGCCTGAGGTTGGGTTGCATGTGATGGCCAACTGGCCCCGTTTCCGTAGTCCGCGCAATTTTTTCTTTATGCGGCATCTAGCCCGCTGGATCCTCAAGCAGCGGCCCGATGTGCTTCACATCCAGCACGTCGACCTGTGGGTGCCGCTTTTGCTACGCTGGATCGGCCGCTTACCTGTTGTGACCACACTGCACGACGTAGATTACCATCCAGGCGACTGGCAGTCCCGCAAAACCCTTCCCATTGCGCGGTGGTACCAAGTACGGCGCTCAGATCTGGTGATCGTGCACGCGGAATGCCTGCGAGACCTGGCGATCCGTAAATACGGCTTGAACCCCAATCGTGTGCACGTACGTCCCCATGGAATCCATGAACTGTACCTTCGAGCCTACGACAGGACGTTTCAACTCCCCCCGCATGATGGCCCCACGGTGCTCTTTTTCGGTCGCATTATGCGCTACAAAGGGCTGCCTGTGCTCCTAGAAGCTAACCGTTTGCTCCGCACCCGGATACCCAACGTCCGCCTGCTCATCGCAGGGGCGGGCATGGACGCCCAAAGCCTCGCCAGACGCTATGATCCGGAGGGACACAACTATGTGATCCATAACCGGTACATTCCCCTGGAACAGGTAGGGGCCTACTTCGAGGCCGCCGACGTTGTGGCCCTTCCGTATCTGGAGGCCTCCCAAAGTGGCGTCGCAGCCCTGGCCTACGCCTTTGGCAAGCCCGTGGTGTGCACGGACGTTGGGGGCCTTCCGGAGCTCGTACAGCATGGACAAACCGGCCTTATCGTTCCCCCGGCCGATGCGCACACCTTGGCTAGCGCCCTGGCTGAGCTGCTTATGAACCCCCTCATGCAAGCCCGCATGCGCACCGCGATAGCGGCCTACGCATCCGGCCCCTTAAATTGGGATCAGATCGCCCGTGAGACCTTAAAATTGTACGAAAGCTTATGGTACAACCCCAGCGCGATCGCCTCCGTGTGCTCCTAG
- a CDS encoding oligosaccharide flippase family protein, which translates to MMWRLHQNAFLLLLAGGIRVASGFAVAVLLGRFYGAEGLGTFGLFWALYLIAFTGAGSGLKPLISRDVARKPEQTGAYLTHSLALGLFLSLILAVILALGAIALGILHLRNGLPLLLLWVGAGVTAHIAEGVFTAHERQLVPALGSLLDAALKLIGVGWAIASRQPLEEAVMTVILARIASTALLLYGLYRQFGITWRPLERPLLLQIARTYWVFAAISTASILFWQLPILLLGVFASPTQAGHFYAAQRFFDALILIALSYTTSLQPALSKLYPDQLSEFISLCHKTTRMLVFLLLPIVITGILGAEIIVLTLYGPKFSDTIPLLRLWLGVLFFNSWNLIQANALVAAGLEKLDMISNLLSLGLLTALGITLTPLYGPTGAAVSVFIGITFFFFVEYGFLRRHLFNWKIRYLLPIPIVVANGVLALNLWTALWKGFVSISWLAMVGMMSYGMSLLLWSLLLTLGRYIRWPSP; encoded by the coding sequence ATGATGTGGAGACTACATCAGAACGCGTTTCTGCTCCTCCTGGCCGGCGGCATTCGGGTGGCCTCGGGATTCGCCGTGGCCGTTCTTTTGGGCCGCTTCTACGGGGCGGAGGGGCTGGGGACGTTCGGCCTGTTTTGGGCCCTCTACCTTATCGCCTTCACGGGGGCGGGCTCGGGACTTAAGCCCCTTATCTCCCGAGACGTGGCGCGCAAACCCGAGCAGACCGGCGCCTACTTAACGCACAGCCTGGCTCTTGGCCTATTCCTGTCCTTGATTCTAGCCGTTATACTCGCCTTGGGGGCCATAGCACTAGGCATTCTGCACCTGCGCAATGGGCTTCCCTTGCTGCTCCTATGGGTCGGCGCTGGAGTCACGGCTCATATCGCGGAGGGGGTCTTTACGGCCCACGAGCGACAGCTTGTGCCCGCGCTGGGCTCCTTGCTCGACGCGGCGCTAAAGTTAATCGGCGTGGGATGGGCGATCGCAAGCCGCCAGCCCCTAGAAGAAGCCGTGATGACGGTGATCCTGGCGCGTATAGCGAGCACGGCGCTGTTGCTATACGGGCTTTATCGGCAATTTGGCATCACCTGGAGACCCCTAGAGCGCCCGCTGCTGCTTCAGATCGCCCGCACCTACTGGGTATTCGCCGCGATCTCTACGGCTTCTATTCTGTTTTGGCAGCTACCTATTTTGTTGCTGGGGGTTTTCGCCTCCCCTACACAAGCCGGACACTTCTACGCCGCACAGCGCTTTTTTGACGCTTTGATTCTTATTGCGCTAAGCTATACTACCTCGCTTCAGCCCGCCCTGAGCAAATTATATCCCGATCAACTATCGGAGTTCATTTCGTTATGTCACAAAACCACTCGCATGTTGGTATTCCTTCTACTCCCCATTGTCATTACGGGGATATTGGGAGCTGAAATTATCGTCTTAACACTATATGGACCTAAATTCTCCGACACCATTCCCCTGCTCAGATTATGGCTGGGAGTACTCTTTTTTAATAGCTGGAACCTTATACAAGCCAATGCGCTAGTGGCCGCAGGACTGGAGAAACTGGACATGATCTCCAATCTGTTATCTTTGGGTCTATTGACGGCATTGGGCATAACTCTCACACCCCTATACGGTCCTACGGGGGCAGCAGTTTCCGTATTTATCGGCATTACGTTCTTCTTCTTTGTTGAGTATGGCTTTCTTAGGCGACATCTGTTTAACTGGAAAATCCGATACCTCCTACCCATCCCCATTGTGGTGGCTAATGGGGTGCTAGCGCTCAACTTGTGGACAGCCCTCTGGAAAGGTTTTGTTTCCATTAGCTGGCTTGCCATGGTGGGGATGATGAGTTACGGGATGTCGCTTTTGTTGTGGTCGCTATTGCTCACCTTAGGACGCTACATCCGGTGGCCGTCTCCATGA
- a CDS encoding O-antigen ligase family protein, giving the protein MNGPRERSLAGGPPGGMALLFAVGLLALLVGLLVTALPALPVHPRWLVVAAVLPLVLSGLLVASQYLDRALLALLALSVSAEIDIHPQFQPGHVGSPPGLPLTLTGFTAILLWVTYGLRRGRGPFPLTQVLFPLLLVVSLMLIGLASATVAPQPQYSFYALFGFFLQMLMFFYLIAGLEDVAHLKFLLRALMIWMLLMSAFGVLQFFVPRLLLIPQLGGVPPWLLSPLPTDPRIARVVGLLSSPNNYSWYLVTFIPLILAWPYRERRWERPVQYLTLSLAMGALIATFSRGAWLALLVGLIAFLFLLGLRGLAQPRYPLNLLRRFVPLLIASLFLVIPAWNYIYGRITGDDLGAAQTRIPLIQISQNIIRDHPWLGIGLGNYIYLMDSYDDTSERVTRRFRYPVHNVYLHLASEIGIPGLFLWLSLIFYAILIGLQVALEPEPKFAALALGLLSGVVANLIVGVKEPGTLGVPYMVYLWFALGVLLALRRLKWEAQ; this is encoded by the coding sequence ATGAACGGCCCGCGTGAACGCAGCCTCGCAGGTGGCCCCCCTGGCGGAATGGCCCTTCTGTTTGCGGTGGGGCTGCTTGCCCTTCTGGTAGGGCTCCTTGTCACGGCCCTGCCGGCTCTGCCGGTGCACCCGCGATGGCTTGTAGTTGCGGCCGTCTTGCCGCTCGTGCTGAGCGGACTGTTAGTGGCTTCGCAGTATCTGGATCGGGCGCTGCTGGCGCTTTTGGCCTTGAGCGTTTCAGCAGAGATCGATATTCACCCCCAATTCCAGCCCGGTCACGTGGGCAGCCCGCCAGGACTACCCCTAACGCTTACGGGTTTCACCGCGATCCTGTTGTGGGTGACATACGGGCTGCGCCGGGGGCGAGGCCCGTTTCCGCTCACTCAAGTGCTGTTTCCGCTTCTTTTGGTCGTTTCGCTCATGCTTATAGGCCTGGCGAGCGCCACAGTGGCCCCGCAGCCCCAGTACAGTTTTTACGCCCTCTTTGGGTTTTTCCTGCAAATGCTCATGTTCTTTTACCTCATCGCAGGTCTTGAAGACGTCGCGCACCTCAAGTTCCTGCTGCGGGCGCTCATGATCTGGATGCTGCTGATGAGCGCCTTCGGGGTCTTGCAGTTTTTCGTCCCCCGGCTGCTCTTGATTCCGCAACTGGGGGGCGTGCCGCCCTGGCTGCTTTCTCCGCTGCCCACGGATCCGCGCATCGCGCGCGTGGTCGGCCTGCTGAGCTCTCCGAATAACTACTCCTGGTATCTTGTCACCTTTATACCCCTGATCCTGGCTTGGCCGTACCGGGAGCGGCGTTGGGAGAGACCCGTGCAGTACCTAACGCTTAGTCTAGCTATGGGCGCTCTAATCGCCACGTTCTCGCGTGGCGCCTGGCTGGCGCTACTGGTGGGCCTGATCGCCTTTTTGTTCCTGTTGGGGCTGCGGGGACTTGCGCAGCCCAGGTACCCACTTAACCTACTTCGGCGCTTCGTCCCCTTGCTGATCGCCTCGCTGTTTCTGGTGATCCCCGCCTGGAATTATATCTATGGCCGCATTACGGGCGACGATCTGGGGGCGGCCCAGACCCGCATACCCCTTATTCAGATCTCGCAGAACATCATCCGGGATCATCCTTGGCTGGGCATCGGGCTAGGCAATTACATCTACCTCATGGACAGCTACGATGACACCTCGGAGCGCGTGACCCGGCGATTTCGCTACCCGGTGCATAACGTCTATTTGCACCTAGCCTCAGAGATCGGGATTCCGGGTCTCTTTCTATGGTTGAGTCTCATCTTTTACGCCATCCTGATCGGGCTGCAGGTCGCCCTCGAGCCGGAACCTAAATTTGCCGCCTTGGCACTGGGCTTGCTCAGCGGCGTGGTGGCCAACCTAATCGTAGGCGTTAAAGAGCCCGGCACTCTGGGTGTGCCCTACATGGTATACCTTTGGTTCGCTTTGGGGGTGTTGTTGGCCTTGCGCCGGCTGAAATGGGAAGCTCAATGA
- a CDS encoding WecB/TagA/CpsF family glycosyltransferase, giving the protein MATAQDYVEAFHGPEAIARVSILGVGISRITLQQTLELMSAWIRRRERRRICVVPTNSILAAYRDPRLRTVYNTADLVLPDGMPVVWASRLYGPPLPERVTGLDLFPAFCARAAQEGFRMFLLGSHPEVLRKLVQLLPRRYPGLRLVGYYSPPFRPRLREADNALIMERIAQAQPEVLWVSLGAPKQDLWIAENLERLPNLIAIGIGAALDAEAGRWRRAPRWMQRAGLEWLARLVQEPRRLSRRYLLEAPLFIPLVLRDALGARFAKGEAPYERPA; this is encoded by the coding sequence ATGGCAACTGCCCAAGACTACGTAGAGGCTTTTCATGGCCCTGAGGCCATCGCGCGCGTATCGATCCTGGGTGTGGGGATCTCGCGCATAACGCTTCAGCAGACGCTGGAGCTTATGAGCGCCTGGATCCGCCGTCGGGAGCGGCGTCGCATCTGTGTGGTCCCCACTAACAGCATCCTGGCCGCTTACCGAGATCCGCGGTTGCGGACCGTTTACAACACGGCCGATCTGGTTCTGCCGGATGGCATGCCCGTGGTGTGGGCAAGCCGCCTCTACGGCCCACCCCTTCCGGAGCGCGTAACGGGGCTGGACCTGTTTCCGGCTTTCTGCGCGCGGGCGGCTCAAGAGGGCTTCCGGATGTTTTTGCTCGGCTCTCATCCCGAGGTGCTTCGGAAACTCGTCCAGCTGCTACCCCGCCGCTACCCCGGCTTACGGCTTGTGGGCTACTACAGCCCCCCGTTTCGCCCCCGCTTGCGCGAAGCGGACAACGCGCTCATCATGGAACGTATTGCGCAGGCACAGCCCGAGGTGCTGTGGGTGAGCCTAGGCGCCCCCAAACAAGACCTCTGGATCGCAGAAAACCTGGAGCGCCTGCCGAATCTCATCGCCATCGGCATAGGGGCCGCCTTAGATGCCGAGGCGGGCCGGTGGCGCCGCGCTCCTCGCTGGATGCAGCGAGCCGGCCTCGAATGGCTTGCCCGCCTTGTACAAGAGCCGCGACGCTTGTCCCGACGCTATCTGCTAGAGGCCCCGCTTTTTATTCCACTCGTGCTGCGGGACGCGCTGGGCGCGCGGTTTGCGAAAGGAGAAGCCCCCTATGAACGGCCCGCGTGA